One genomic segment of Pseudomonadota bacterium includes these proteins:
- the iscX gene encoding Fe-S cluster assembly protein IscX yields MGLSWLDVREIAIELEEAHPDADNVNLRFTDLKKWVNELDDFEGEPNGCNEKILEAIQMAWIDERD; encoded by the coding sequence ATGGGATTAAGTTGGCTTGATGTTCGTGAAATAGCTATAGAATTAGAAGAAGCACACCCGGATGCTGATAATGTAAATCTTCGTTTTACGGATTTGAAAAAATGGGTTAATGAGCTTGATGATTTTGAAGGTGAACCTAACGGATGTAATGAAAAAATTCTGGAAGCCATTCAGATGGCGTGGATAGATGAAAGAGATTAG
- a CDS encoding GspE/PulE family protein encodes MSNDKPQNPGLPPGVPPTPPPDIPMANAPGTPPAMPPAGFPHGQPPRPIAPPNPTAIGTAQRPPGMPPTAPVAPTAPKILSPKEAFQQALSMGDSDGPKIGGQANHSAELASCGSNVIDFVSNVIENAITLGISDIHFEPFDNTARLRYRGDGILREVPELSDFLHENYSAVSTRVKILSSLDISERRLPQDGAIQYDYKQGTDLVNLRVSILPTTCGERIVMRVMDKSALNMPIDKLGFSEDCQKKLLKAIKSPQGMILVTGPTGSGKSTTLYAVLNALNSPEVNLMTAEDPVEFDVEGIGQVHVKDSIGLTFTAALRSFLRQDPEVIMVGEIRDKDTGDIAVKASLTGHLVLSTLHTNDAPSTVTRLINMGIPAYLITSSLTLVVAQRLARKICTECKIEDPEGKREQLLALGFTEEELADGSVKAYKGKGCSACMDTGSKGRRAIHEVLVVTRNLKEAILAGANDLELGTVAKNKDGFESMQDVGKRLIKEGILTIEEFKRVLMVED; translated from the coding sequence ATGAGCAACGATAAGCCGCAAAACCCAGGGTTACCGCCGGGAGTTCCTCCAACCCCGCCACCTGATATCCCAATGGCAAACGCACCGGGAACACCCCCTGCTATGCCTCCTGCCGGCTTTCCTCACGGTCAACCCCCAAGACCGATAGCACCGCCGAATCCAACCGCTATCGGCACAGCACAAAGACCACCGGGAATGCCGCCTACGGCTCCCGTGGCTCCTACGGCTCCCAAAATATTATCACCTAAAGAAGCTTTCCAGCAAGCCCTGTCAATGGGTGATAGTGACGGTCCTAAAATCGGCGGACAGGCAAATCATAGTGCCGAACTTGCATCTTGCGGTTCAAACGTAATCGACTTCGTAAGCAACGTTATTGAAAACGCAATAACATTGGGCATCAGTGATATTCACTTTGAGCCGTTTGATAACACTGCACGCCTTCGTTACAGAGGCGACGGTATATTGCGTGAAGTACCGGAGTTATCCGATTTCTTACATGAAAATTATTCTGCAGTATCTACACGTGTAAAAATACTTTCTTCGCTTGATATATCGGAAAGAAGGTTACCGCAAGACGGTGCTATCCAGTATGATTACAAGCAGGGAACCGACTTGGTCAACCTGCGTGTTTCCATACTGCCTACAACATGCGGCGAACGTATAGTTATGCGTGTTATGGATAAGAGTGCACTCAATATGCCTATAGACAAACTGGGGTTTTCTGAAGACTGCCAGAAGAAATTATTAAAAGCCATAAAATCTCCTCAAGGTATGATTTTAGTTACAGGTCCTACAGGTTCGGGTAAATCAACAACATTATATGCGGTACTAAACGCCCTTAACTCACCTGAGGTAAACCTGATGACAGCAGAAGATCCGGTAGAATTTGACGTTGAGGGTATCGGTCAGGTACATGTAAAAGATTCAATAGGGTTAACATTCACGGCTGCATTACGTTCATTTTTAAGGCAGGATCCTGAAGTTATAATGGTCGGTGAGATTCGTGATAAAGACACCGGAGATATAGCCGTAAAAGCATCTTTAACAGGTCACTTGGTACTAAGCACGCTTCATACAAATGACGCTCCAAGCACTGTAACACGCCTGATAAATATGGGAATACCGGCTTATTTGATAACATCTTCATTAACACTTGTCGTTGCACAAAGGTTGGCAAGGAAAATATGCACCGAATGTAAGATTGAAGACCCGGAAGGAAAGCGTGAACAGCTTTTAGCATTGGGATTCACGGAAGAAGAATTAGCTGACGGTAGTGTAAAAGCATATAAGGGAAAAGGTTGTTCTGCCTGTATGGACACGGGTTCAAAAGGAAGAAGGGCAATCCATGAGGTTTTGGTAGTAACAAGAAATTTAAAAGAAGCTATTCTTGCAGGAGCAAACGATCTTGAGCTAGGTACTGTGGCAAAGAACAAGGACGGTTTCGAGTCCATGCAGGACGTAGGAAAGCGTTTGATAAAAGAAGGCATTCTTACAATTGAAGAATTTAAACGCGTTTTAATGGTTGAGGATTGA
- the pilQ gene encoding type IV pilus secretin PilQ yields the protein MKMNNKLLSILLLTFLTAGCMDVEKALEGELIEKDSLIANKKFIEESKQRADKMIKYGPEIAEIDQSDIRENTREILNKEEAPNYDSLQDDGTGKIFPIDLNVENVDIRTFTQMLSRITDINFLVSDEVNGFVTAKLTDVSWPSALDSVLSLKSLAKHVDNKANIIRIHSQSNIVALESFERKRKEDLQKTAELSKASEPLYTEVYKLFYTNPEEVSGILKSVLGISGTEENEGGLQSAQITIDKRVNQLIVKARKDDLDMMQKVIKKIDSRTKQVFIEAFVVEVNDDFEKQLGVQLGTNLSHAIPKGENGKTFNVSTTGIAGGGVGGLAADTSSNALSNFSVPGATSGIAGLIGLGDAADLKLALTALERNAVSKIISNPRIFTLDNQKATIFQGTEVPYETVSADGTSIEFKSAGLNLEVTPTVVGDGNLMMQISLNKDTVDTSISNPPITSSSINTNLVTKDGSIVVIGGIYTQSKTDSEDKVPFFGDLPGAGKLFRRDGRTNDRKELMIFIAPRVI from the coding sequence ATGAAAATGAATAATAAACTATTAAGTATCTTATTACTTACGTTCTTAACTGCCGGATGTATGGACGTTGAGAAAGCACTGGAAGGCGAGCTTATCGAAAAGGATAGCCTTATCGCTAATAAAAAATTTATTGAGGAAAGTAAACAACGTGCCGACAAAATGATAAAATACGGCCCTGAGATTGCCGAGATCGACCAGTCCGACATAAGGGAGAATACAAGGGAGATATTGAACAAAGAGGAAGCACCGAACTACGATTCATTACAAGATGACGGTACGGGCAAGATATTCCCTATAGATTTAAATGTAGAAAATGTTGATATAAGAACCTTCACGCAAATGCTTTCAAGAATTACCGACATCAACTTCCTTGTATCCGACGAAGTAAACGGCTTTGTGACAGCTAAACTTACCGACGTATCATGGCCAAGCGCCCTTGACTCGGTACTCAGCCTTAAGAGTCTGGCAAAGCATGTCGATAATAAAGCAAATATAATCAGAATACACAGCCAGAGCAATATAGTTGCACTGGAAAGTTTTGAAAGAAAAAGGAAGGAAGATCTGCAAAAAACGGCAGAACTTTCAAAAGCAAGCGAGCCTTTATATACGGAAGTATATAAGCTTTTCTATACAAATCCTGAAGAAGTAAGCGGAATATTAAAAAGCGTACTGGGTATATCGGGAACGGAAGAAAATGAAGGGGGATTGCAAAGTGCTCAGATAACCATAGATAAAAGGGTTAATCAGCTTATCGTAAAAGCAAGGAAAGACGACCTTGATATGATGCAGAAGGTTATTAAAAAAATAGATTCAAGAACAAAACAAGTTTTCATAGAGGCTTTTGTAGTTGAAGTTAATGATGACTTTGAAAAACAGCTTGGTGTACAGCTTGGTACTAACCTCAGCCATGCAATTCCAAAAGGAGAGAATGGAAAAACATTTAATGTAAGTACAACCGGTATCGCAGGTGGCGGTGTGGGAGGTCTTGCAGCTGATACATCATCAAACGCACTTAGCAACTTCTCCGTACCGGGTGCTACAAGCGGAATTGCAGGCTTAATCGGGCTAGGTGATGCGGCAGACTTAAAACTTGCCCTTACCGCTTTAGAAAGGAACGCCGTTTCAAAGATTATCTCTAATCCGAGAATATTCACTCTGGACAATCAGAAAGCCACAATCTTCCAAGGCACTGAAGTTCCATATGAAACCGTATCGGCTGACGGTACGAGCATTGAATTTAAATCGGCAGGACTTAACCTTGAAGTAACCCCTACCGTAGTAGGTGACGGAAATCTTATGATGCAAATAAGCCTGAATAAAGATACCGTTGATACGTCAATATCCAACCCTCCGATAACCTCAAGCTCAATTAACACGAATCTTGTTACAAAAGACGGTTCTATTGTAGTAATCGGCGGAATATATACACAAAGCAAAACCGACTCCGAGGATAAAGTCCCGTTCTTTGGCGACTTACCCGGTGCAGGCAAGCTATTCCGCAGGGACGGACGCACAAATGACCGCAAAGAACTAATGATATTCATAGCTCCTAGGGTTATTTAA
- the addA gene encoding double-strand break repair helicase AddA: MTQAQKLASNPAHSVYVGASAGSGKTKVLTDRVLRILLGGVPPGKIMCLTFTNAAAAEMANRINKNLMKWVTASKAELIKDITDLTGVVPDEKTLTLAGRLFVSVLDTPDGLKIQTIHSFCQNLMRRFPLEAGIAPHFQVIDEQTSLELLKESRMRLLSKKDEHSEVVSKAINNIAWRVDEGGFAQILHDITNEREKIEYLFSRYSMVEIVERICDVLNVKADETEQSVIFDSYKDYDIEKIKGYADILSAGGANDIKAGSCIKSFIDVFENKGDIESAFNSYVLAFLTAEFEPRKKLVNNNIAKKYPDCEQWMQKEQSDVLTLLDKVRSVRIAQLTIDLLHVSEAILILYKKAKNSKAFLDYNDLIIASNNLLNKSGIAPWILYKLDGGIDHLLVDEAQDTSPQQWKVIEALCGEFFVGQGASEKNRTVFIVGDEKQSIFSFQGADPKVFNQMQSVFSKRAKDAQKGWETIALDRSFRSTSAILKCVDAIFSKENIRKSVSFLPEYIPHVAHRESHAGLVELWSLLEKEEKDSLEPWALPIKRIETTNIKRRLAAKIAATVKEWIDGGRKIEATGKRVRPGDIMILVRRRDALVDYLVSELKANDVAVAGVDRMILTEHIAVMDLMALGNFLLLPEDDLNLAAVLKSPLIGMNEEELFEIAYKRGKRSLWSVLKEKEEAVFQAAYEYLVGLLNKTDFVSPFEIYSHILEAKSGRKKLASRLGEEVNDPIDEFLSLALAYEGSHPPALQGFLSWLSMGKTEVKRDLEQGNDEVRIMTVHGSKGLQAPIVFLPDTTSLPKNKSGNIFRTEYNGEPIMLWSGLSENLNEYCKGLKDSAKSQANDEYLRLLYVALTRAEDELYIAGYQDNKKIADECWYNVVKNGIEDIAENVDGKLVLRSKQLSEVGNDNEVQKVEEKTVSLPEFVGQKVPQEPTPSVPLTPSRFEGDVPVVNSPLVKGAILKGKLIHKLLQYLPELPVEKREEKALEFLNKYKNELSENEIDNIKNCVFSVLNDSSISKIFGKGSKAEVPIVGMVGKFVISGRIDRLFVTDDEVLVIDYKTNNNVPENQEGVHKNYLKQMRSYKDALQEIYPDKKIRCALIWTSEAKVMLLDDYLLETVMF; the protein is encoded by the coding sequence ATGACCCAAGCACAAAAATTAGCATCTAATCCGGCACATTCTGTTTATGTGGGGGCATCGGCAGGTTCCGGTAAAACGAAGGTGCTAACCGACAGGGTGCTTAGAATTTTGTTGGGAGGTGTTCCGCCCGGTAAAATAATGTGCCTGACATTCACTAATGCCGCAGCGGCAGAGATGGCAAACCGCATAAATAAAAACCTTATGAAGTGGGTGACGGCATCAAAAGCCGAACTGATAAAGGATATTACGGACTTAACGGGAGTCGTGCCTGATGAAAAAACACTGACCCTTGCCGGAAGGTTATTTGTTTCCGTGCTTGATACTCCCGACGGGTTGAAAATTCAGACTATTCACTCATTTTGCCAGAACCTGATGAGAAGATTTCCTCTTGAAGCCGGTATAGCTCCGCACTTTCAGGTTATTGACGAGCAAACTTCATTGGAGCTATTAAAAGAATCTCGCATGAGGCTGTTATCAAAAAAAGATGAACATAGTGAAGTTGTAAGCAAGGCAATCAATAATATTGCATGGAGGGTAGATGAGGGCGGTTTTGCACAAATATTACATGACATAACCAACGAGCGTGAAAAAATAGAATATCTGTTTAGCCGCTATAGCATGGTTGAGATAGTTGAAAGAATTTGCGATGTTTTAAATGTAAAGGCAGACGAAACCGAGCAATCGGTGATATTTGATAGTTATAAAGACTATGATATTGAAAAAATAAAGGGCTATGCAGATATTTTATCGGCAGGCGGGGCAAATGATATCAAGGCGGGAAGTTGTATAAAATCTTTTATAGATGTCTTTGAAAATAAAGGCGATATTGAAAGTGCATTCAACAGTTATGTTCTTGCATTTTTAACGGCTGAATTTGAGCCTAGAAAAAAACTTGTTAATAATAATATCGCTAAAAAATACCCTGATTGTGAACAGTGGATGCAAAAAGAGCAATCTGACGTTTTAACATTGCTGGATAAGGTAAGGTCTGTTCGTATAGCACAATTGACTATAGACTTATTACATGTAAGTGAGGCTATTTTAATTCTGTATAAAAAAGCTAAAAATTCTAAAGCTTTTTTAGATTACAATGATTTGATAATCGCCAGTAATAATCTTCTTAATAAAAGCGGTATTGCCCCTTGGATTTTATATAAATTAGACGGAGGAATCGACCATCTTCTGGTTGATGAGGCACAAGATACAAGCCCGCAGCAATGGAAGGTGATAGAGGCATTGTGCGGAGAGTTTTTCGTAGGGCAGGGAGCATCTGAAAAAAACCGTACCGTTTTTATAGTCGGAGATGAAAAACAGTCTATTTTCAGCTTTCAAGGGGCTGACCCTAAAGTGTTTAATCAAATGCAGTCGGTGTTTTCCAAAAGGGCAAAAGATGCACAAAAAGGCTGGGAAACCATAGCTTTGGACAGGTCTTTCCGTTCCACTTCGGCAATTTTGAAGTGTGTTGATGCTATATTTTCAAAAGAGAATATCAGAAAATCAGTATCGTTCCTGCCCGAATATATTCCACATGTCGCCCATAGGGAAAGTCATGCAGGTCTGGTTGAGCTTTGGTCTTTATTGGAAAAAGAGGAAAAGGATAGCCTTGAGCCTTGGGCGTTGCCGATTAAGAGAATTGAAACAACTAATATAAAAAGAAGATTAGCCGCAAAAATAGCCGCAACGGTTAAGGAATGGATAGACGGGGGGCGGAAGATAGAGGCTACCGGCAAGAGAGTAAGACCCGGTGATATAATGATATTAGTGCGTCGCCGTGATGCGTTGGTCGATTATCTGGTGAGCGAGCTAAAGGCAAATGATGTTGCGGTTGCAGGTGTGGACAGAATGATATTGACCGAGCATATTGCGGTAATGGATTTAATGGCGTTGGGGAATTTCCTTTTGTTGCCGGAAGATGACCTGAACTTAGCCGCGGTTTTGAAAAGCCCCCTTATAGGCATGAACGAAGAAGAGTTGTTTGAAATCGCTTATAAAAGAGGAAAGAGGTCTTTATGGTCTGTCCTAAAGGAAAAGGAAGAAGCTGTTTTTCAGGCAGCTTATGAGTACCTTGTGGGCTTGTTGAATAAGACGGATTTTGTTTCGCCGTTTGAGATATATTCACATATTCTTGAGGCAAAAAGCGGAAGAAAAAAACTTGCATCAAGGCTTGGTGAGGAAGTGAATGACCCGATTGATGAGTTTTTGTCGCTGGCTCTTGCGTATGAGGGAAGCCACCCACCTGCTTTACAAGGTTTTTTAAGCTGGCTTTCAATGGGAAAAACCGAAGTTAAGCGTGACCTTGAGCAGGGAAATGATGAGGTGCGTATTATGACCGTGCATGGCTCAAAGGGGTTGCAGGCTCCGATTGTGTTCTTGCCCGATACAACATCATTGCCGAAGAATAAAAGCGGTAATATATTCCGAACCGAATATAACGGTGAACCGATAATGCTATGGAGCGGTTTGAGTGAAAACTTAAATGAGTATTGTAAGGGTTTAAAAGATAGTGCTAAAAGTCAGGCTAATGACGAGTATTTGAGGCTGTTGTATGTAGCTCTTACCAGAGCCGAAGATGAACTTTATATAGCAGGCTATCAGGATAATAAAAAGATAGCAGATGAGTGCTGGTATAATGTGGTAAAAAACGGCATAGAAGATATTGCGGAGAATGTTGACGGAAAGCTGGTGCTTAGGTCTAAGCAGCTATCTGAAGTAGGCAATGATAATGAAGTTCAAAAGGTTGAGGAGAAAACGGTTTCATTGCCTGAGTTTGTCGGGCAAAAAGTGCCTCAGGAGCCAACTCCTTCCGTTCCTCTTACGCCCTCTCGGTTTGAAGGTGATGTGCCTGTTGTTAACTCTCCTTTAGTCAAGGGGGCGATACTTAAAGGAAAGCTAATTCACAAACTGCTGCAATATCTGCCCGAACTTCCCGTTGAAAAAAGAGAGGAAAAAGCCTTAGAGTTCCTAAATAAATATAAGAATGAACTATCCGAAAACGAGATTGATAATATAAAAAACTGTGTTTTTTCTGTTTTAAACGATAGTTCGATATCGAAAATATTCGGCAAAGGTTCAAAGGCAGAAGTGCCGATAGTCGGTATGGTGGGGAAGTTTGTTATATCGGGGCGTATTGACAGGCTTTTTGTAACAGATGATGAAGTTCTGGTAATTGATTATAAGACAAATAATAATGTCCCTGAAAACCAAGAAGGAGTGCATAAAAATTATCTAAAGCAAATGAGGTCTTATAAAGACGCATTGCAGGAGATATACCCCGATAAAAAGATAAGATGTGCGTTAATCTGGACTTCTGAGGCGAAGGTTATGTTGTTAGATGATTATTTGTTAGAAACAGTTATGTTTTAA
- a CDS encoding pilus assembly protein PilP, which produces MSKKLLALITISVFPFFANAEEIRDPFAPLGWGGSQNPSTENLDADSIESMNVTPLTKDPLATYQLGGVIVSPTDSIALIRTRSKRDYFVNIGDEIGMERGIIDVISSDGITIDVNGKLIDLTVSNGFEIKNENE; this is translated from the coding sequence ATGAGTAAGAAATTATTAGCATTAATTACAATCTCCGTTTTTCCATTCTTCGCAAATGCTGAGGAAATCCGTGATCCTTTTGCTCCTTTGGGGTGGGGAGGAAGTCAAAATCCTTCAACTGAGAATTTAGATGCCGACTCCATTGAAAGCATGAACGTAACTCCGCTTACAAAAGACCCTTTGGCAACTTATCAGCTAGGAGGAGTAATTGTATCCCCCACCGACTCCATAGCGTTAATACGGACAAGGAGTAAAAGGGATTACTTTGTAAATATCGGTGATGAAATAGGAATGGAAAGAGGAATAATTGACGTGATATCCTCAGACGGAATCACGATTGATGTAAACGGTAAATTAATTGATTTAACAGTTAGCAACGGGTTCGAGATAAAAAATGAAAATGAATAA
- a CDS encoding N-acetyltransferase — protein sequence MASKIKIRKTNKDDISSMELLYKKAFPDEELFPLIIELFDDKQNVTSICAFINSHLVGHVALSKCYVSSKKYPLALLGPLAVMPEYQRQGIGSSLIRHGFDSLKSNGFLKLLVLGDPNFYKSFGFEVETKIQPAYPIPKEWETAWQSFTLSEGGEEPEGTLEVPNAWQKQELWS from the coding sequence ATGGCTAGTAAAATAAAAATCCGTAAAACTAACAAAGATGATATATCTTCAATGGAGCTGTTATACAAAAAAGCATTTCCTGATGAGGAGTTATTTCCTCTTATTATAGAATTATTTGATGATAAACAAAATGTAACAAGCATTTGTGCGTTTATAAATAGTCATCTTGTAGGTCATGTTGCACTTTCTAAATGTTATGTATCTTCAAAAAAATATCCTTTGGCTTTGTTAGGTCCTTTGGCAGTTATGCCTGAGTATCAACGTCAAGGTATAGGAAGCAGTCTGATAAGGCATGGTTTTGATTCGTTGAAAAGTAACGGTTTTTTAAAGCTTCTCGTTCTGGGTGATCCCAATTTCTATAAAAGCTTCGGATTTGAAGTTGAAACAAAGATTCAACCGGCATATCCGATACCGAAAGAGTGGGAAACGGCTTGGCAATCTTTTACGTTATCAGAGGGCGGCGAGGAACCCGAGGGAACGCTGGAAGTTCCCAATGCATGGCAAAAGCAGGAATTATGGTCATAG
- a CDS encoding type II secretion system F family protein → MAIFQWKGIQGSEVANGEIEARNSDEATKKLKDQKIIVTNIVLISGQEIPTPTEGKEEKKVSTKQGLKPKKYKAKGIKVKDKVIFTKKFSTMVSAGLPILKTLQMLESQQENPNFKWVVRSITEDVESGSTLSEAFAEHPAIFDTVYVNLVKAGEMSGKLTTFLQRLVTQLEKAEHIRKRLKGALSYPIILLCVAFAVITLMLIKVVPVFQNMFGQMGHDLPGPTQLIVDISEFVRDPAKGGTIVFIMVATFISVKWLKKNNMAFKKKWDKLVLKIPIIGNCIQKSTLAKIAMIEGNLAAAGVSVMESLDIIEQTMTNTVFIEAFDVIKDGVSSGNSLSSLYSMCPIFPPTFYQMLAVGEETGNMEDMFDATTAFYEEEFDMAVDRLTEALEPIMIVSMGITVGFIIVAMYMPIFQMGAMVGG, encoded by the coding sequence ATGGCTATTTTTCAGTGGAAAGGAATTCAGGGTAGTGAGGTAGCAAATGGCGAAATTGAGGCTAGGAACTCTGATGAAGCAACTAAAAAATTAAAAGACCAAAAGATAATCGTTACTAACATAGTTCTTATCAGCGGTCAGGAAATCCCAACCCCGACTGAAGGCAAAGAAGAGAAAAAAGTAAGTACCAAACAGGGGCTTAAGCCTAAAAAATACAAGGCAAAAGGCATAAAGGTAAAGGACAAGGTAATATTTACCAAGAAGTTCTCTACGATGGTATCTGCGGGTCTGCCTATACTAAAAACCCTGCAAATGCTAGAAAGCCAGCAGGAAAACCCTAATTTCAAATGGGTGGTAAGGTCTATAACCGAAGATGTAGAGTCAGGCTCAACCTTATCGGAGGCATTTGCCGAACACCCTGCTATTTTTGACACGGTTTATGTCAACCTTGTAAAAGCCGGAGAAATGTCAGGTAAACTTACTACATTCTTGCAACGTCTTGTTACACAGCTTGAAAAAGCCGAACACATACGTAAACGCCTTAAAGGGGCATTAAGTTACCCTATAATTTTGCTTTGCGTAGCATTTGCGGTAATAACGCTGATGTTAATAAAGGTAGTACCGGTGTTCCAAAACATGTTCGGTCAGATGGGGCATGACCTTCCCGGACCGACGCAATTAATTGTAGATATAAGTGAATTCGTGCGTGATCCGGCAAAAGGCGGAACAATAGTATTTATTATGGTAGCAACCTTCATATCCGTAAAATGGTTAAAGAAAAATAACATGGCATTTAAGAAGAAATGGGACAAACTGGTTTTAAAAATTCCTATTATCGGTAACTGTATTCAAAAATCCACACTAGCAAAAATAGCTATGATAGAAGGAAACCTTGCCGCTGCCGGTGTTTCTGTTATGGAATCACTGGATATAATCGAACAAACCATGACCAATACCGTTTTTATTGAGGCGTTTGATGTAATCAAAGACGGCGTATCTTCGGGTAACTCTCTATCTTCATTATATTCAATGTGTCCTATATTCCCTCCTACATTCTACCAGATGTTAGCTGTGGGAGAAGAAACGGGTAATATGGAAGATATGTTCGATGCAACAACGGCATTTTATGAAGAAGAGTTCGATATGGCTGTAGACAGGCTAACCGAGGCCTTAGAGCCTATAATGATTGTATCTATGGGCATAACCGTAGGATTTATCATTGTTGCAATGTACATGCCTATATTCCAGATGGGTGCAATGGTCGGTGGTTAG
- a CDS encoding alkaline phosphatase: protein MMLKFFNLFTVIAISVVSVMTPNISNAKSAIFFHPDGMGVNTWQALRYVKGLPKEGLNWDKLENMGVYIGNMSDSAVATSNGGATAHAYGVLAQASSYGMIDGEEITSQSGFRGTIIEEAKSHGHKTALINSGSIIEPGTGVFASRAKSRQDYDTIAEQIIKSGVEVILSGGEKHMLPSGVKGVHGLGSRKDGKDLIEYAKNAGYKVVYNKEELEQAITEKPEKLLGVFAAGHTFNDMSEEMLQADNLPRYFDYAPTIGQMVKATLELFEGQEFLIIAEEEATDNFANKGNIHAVIDAAARADDAIGVMSDYRKKHKDTMILTTSDSDAGGLQVLSKKESGAYHYKNHDGKELYFDLKNVGNADYSGGILVRSTDKLPTIVYNTQIHGILREHLFGS, encoded by the coding sequence ATGATGTTAAAATTTTTCAACCTATTTACTGTTATAGCAATATCTGTTGTTAGCGTAATGACTCCAAATATTTCAAACGCAAAATCGGCTATTTTCTTTCACCCTGACGGAATGGGGGTAAATACATGGCAGGCTCTAAGATATGTAAAAGGACTGCCTAAAGAGGGACTTAACTGGGATAAGCTGGAGAATATGGGGGTTTATATAGGTAACATGTCTGATTCGGCTGTTGCTACCTCTAACGGCGGTGCGACGGCACATGCTTATGGCGTTTTGGCACAGGCGAGTAGCTACGGTATGATAGACGGAGAGGAAATCACCTCGCAATCGGGCTTTCGCGGCACTATAATCGAAGAGGCTAAATCTCACGGGCATAAAACCGCACTTATCAATTCAGGCAGTATAATTGAACCGGGAACGGGGGTTTTTGCTTCAAGGGCAAAGAGCCGTCAGGATTATGACACTATAGCCGAACAAATAATAAAAAGCGGAGTTGAAGTTATTTTGTCAGGCGGGGAAAAGCATATGCTGCCAAGCGGTGTTAAAGGTGTGCATGGTTTAGGAAGTAGAAAAGACGGCAAGGATTTAATAGAATATGCGAAAAATGCAGGCTATAAGGTGGTTTACAATAAAGAGGAACTGGAGCAGGCAATAACAGAAAAGCCTGAGAAGTTACTGGGAGTATTTGCTGCCGGTCATACATTCAATGATATGTCCGAGGAAATGCTGCAAGCCGATAACCTGCCTCGCTATTTTGATTATGCACCTACAATCGGGCAAATGGTAAAAGCAACGCTGGAACTGTTTGAAGGGCAGGAATTTCTGATTATCGCCGAAGAGGAAGCAACGGATAATTTTGCCAATAAAGGTAATATTCATGCCGTTATTGATGCCGCCGCAAGAGCTGATGATGCCATAGGCGTAATGTCGGATTACAGGAAAAAGCATAAAGATACTATGATACTTACTACATCAGATAGTGATGCAGGAGGCTTACAGGTGTTGTCAAAAAAGGAAAGCGGTGCTTATCATTATAAAAACCACGATGGTAAAGAGTTATATTTTGACCTGAAAAATGTCGGGAACGCCGACTATTCGGGAGGAATACTGGTCAGGAGTACGGATAAGCTGCCAACAATAGTATATAACACCCAAATACACGGCATCTTGAGGGAACACCTGTTTGGAAGTTAG